The sequence AAATTTTTGGTTTTGTTTTTAATTTCTTCCATGCAGTATACGGAGATGCAGGAATTGGAAAGAATTGTGGATTTACTAATTTTTCAGGATCACATACTTTTGCGGCTCGAGATAATATCTTAATGTCTTCAGATTTGTACCCTTTTTTTTCAGCGACACCTGCTGCAAATGGCTTCATCACGCCGACATCTACATTCATTTTTTGAAGTACAACTGCAAGCCCTGCCGTGATGTATGTTTTTCCAACATCAGTGTCAGTTCCTGTGATAAAGAGAGATTTCAACAATGATATTCAGAATTATCCATTGATTAATTCATCGGTTAATTATTAAGATCTGAATCTATACAAAATCCATTGAAAAGTTCTGTCTGGCATCCAAACACTCAGATGAAAGAATGGGACAAATTTACAAAAATCACCAGTGCAAAAGGAGTATGGCTAACAGATTCTAAAGGGAATAAAATGATTGATGGTGTAGCCTCAATGTGGTGTAACGTTTGGGGACATTCAAACCCACAACTAATCAAGGCCATTAATCAACAAAGCAAAAAACTGCAACATTCATCACAGTTTAACCTAACAACAGAGCCTGCAGAAAAACTTGCAGACAGTCTTGTAAAGATATCACCTAAGATGCACAAGGTGTTTTATTCAGATAACGGCTCATCTGCAATGGAGATTGCAATCAAAATAGCATTACAGTATTGGAAAAATAGAGGCAATAAAAAGAAAACAGAGATTGCAACATTAGAAAATGGATATCACGGAGATACATTTGGAGCAATGTCTGTAGGATATGTACCAGAGTTCTTTGGTAAATTTAAAAAACAATTATTTTCAACAATACAATTTCCAGTTCCAAATAAATACAGAGTACCAAAAGGATTTACATTAACAGACTATGAAAATTATTGCTTAGATAAAATTGAAAAAAGATTTTCTAAAAAAGATAACATTGCAGCATTTGTATTGGAGAGTGGTGCACAGGTTGCAGGAGGAGTTATAATTTATCCTAAAGGATTTCAAAAAAAGATCAGCCACATATGTAAAAAACATGATATATTATTTGTTTTAGATGAAATAGCAACAGGATTTGGTAGATTGGGATCAATGACACAGTATGAAGAACAAAAAAGCATTCCAGACATTATAGCATATGGGAAAATGTTAACTGGAGGATATCTTACCATGGCTGCAACTTTAACAAACAAGAAAATCTATGATTCATTTTTAGGTGAATTTAATGATTGGAGACATTTATTTCATGGACACACGTACACTGGAAACCCAATTGCAGCAGCTGTTGCATATGAGAATATCATAATGTACAAGAAAAAGAATTTGATTAAGAAAATTCAAAAAACATCCAAAGTGTTTGAAAAACTTCATAACGAAATTTCAGAGATAGATATCGTAGGAGACATTCGACATAAGGGGATGCTTATGGGAATTGAACTAGTAAAGGACAAATCAAAAAAAATACCAATTTCGCCTAAAAAATCCATAAATAAAATCTTCTTTGAGGAAGGAAAAAAGAACGGAATCTATCTCAGAACATTAGGAAACATAGTCATGCTTGTACCCCCATTGGCAATATCTGAATCAGAGTTAGATTTACTCCTAAAAAGAACAATATCTACAATCAAGTCTGCAAAATCAAAGATGGTTTGACTGTTAACCCCCCATACCCGTCAGGGTTAACCTTTCCAGTAATGTTATAAAATAGAATTATTTTAATAAAATTATGAGTATTTTGGAATTCATCAAAGAATGTCAAGAAAAAGTATTTTCAGGAAATCACATAACAGTAGATGATGCAAAGAAACTACTAGACGTTCCTGAGGAGAATCTCAAAGATTTAGCCAGATGTGCAAATGAGATTACTCGAGATTTTAATGGAGACAAAGTGGATGTTGAACAATTAAACAATATTAAAAAAAATGCATGTAGTGAAGACTGTACATTTTGTGGACAATCTGCATTTTTTGATACAGGAATAGAATCATATCAATTACCAACGCCAGAAGAAGTAGTAATCAAGGCAAAAAAAGCAATGGCAGAAGGAGCAGAGTCATATTGTCTTGTTGCAGCATGGAGAGAACCATCCACTAATGATTTTCAAAAGGTATGCAAAATCATTACAGAAATTAACGATAAAGTAGGAATTAGTGTTGAATGCAGTTTGGGTTTCCTTACACCCGAACAAGCAAAAAAACTCAAAGAGCTCAAAGTAAAAAGATACAATCATAATTTAGAAACTGCAAAATCAAAATTCTCAGAAATATGTACAACTCACACATATGAAGACAGATTAAAAACACTAGGCATTGCAAGAGAAGCTGGATTAGAATTGTGCACCGGTGGAATTATCGGGTTAGGAGAAACACGAGAGCAAAGATTAGAGTTAACTTTAGAATTAGCTAGACTATATCCAGAAGAAGTAACAATTAACATCCTAGTTCCAGTTCCAGGAACACCATTAGAATTACAAGCAGATTTGCCAAATTCTGAAATTGTCAGAATGTTTTCTGTGATCAGGTTCCTATTACCTGAATCAGTTATCAAAATATCAGGTGGACGTGAAACAAATCTGGATGATTCCGGAGAAGAGTTACTTCAAAGTGGAGCAAATGGAATTATCACTGCAGGATACCTCACCATGGGTGGAAATGAGGCTGAAAAAGACCGTAAAATGATTGAAAAAATTGGCCTTCAAGCATAAACTGAACTTTGTAGATTCAGAATTAAAAAATCTGAAACAAAAAAATCTTTATCGTAAAATGAAATATGGAATAGCCAATGGTTCCAAAATAACTATCAATAACAAACAGTTTCTCAACTTGTGCTCAAATGATTATTTAGGAATTCCAACTTCAAAAATTCAAATCAAACAACTACAATCAAGTTCTAGACTAGTCTCAGGAAATGATGAATCATATAGAAAATTAGAAGAAGCACTGGCAAAACACAAATCACATCAAAATTGTCTAATCTACCCTACAGGATATATGGCAAATTTGGGTGCAATTTCAGCAATTGCAAAAAAAGGAGATTTGATTCTCAGTGATGAATTAAACCATGCAAGTATAATTGAATCATGCAAGTTAACTGATGCTAAAATTTCAATTTACAAACATAATGACATGCAAGATTTAAATAAAAAAATAAAACAAAAAGGAAAAAACAAATTTGTTATAACTGAAGGAATTTTTAGTATGGATGGTGATTTATCATCATTAAAGCAGATTACTGAAATTTCAAATAAATCAAATGCCATTACAATAGTAGATGATGCACACGGGGATTTTGTAATAGGTAAAGATGGAAAGGGAACACCAGACCATTTTAAAGTTGCAAAGGAAATTGATTTGTATATCAGTAGTTTAAGTAAAGGGTTAGGATCATTTGGAGGGTATGTTTCATCTCACAACAATGTAATTGATTTATGTGTAAATAAATCAAAATCTTTCATCTATACTTCAGCACTACCATCTTTTTTGGTAGAGTATTCATTCAAACGATTCCAATCAAATAGAGAAAAACAAAAAAGAAAACTAGTAAAAAATACAGAACAACTTACAAAAGGGCTCAAACAAGTGGGTTTTGAAATAAATTCTACAAGTCAAATTATCCCAATAATCATAGGGGATGAAAAAAAAGCAATGCAATTTGGGAATTTTTTGTTTGATAGTGGGATATTTGCACAACCAATAAGATATCCAACAGTTCCAAAGAACCAAGCAAGACTGAGAATTTCAGTTACAGCGTGGTTATCAGGCACTGAAATTGAAAATTCACTAAAGATTTTTGAAAAAGCCTACAAAAAATTTTACAACTAGCGCATTGCGTCAAACCCACCAATTGCAGGTGAACCAATAATTACTGCAAGAGCAACTATAATTCCTAAAACTACTCCGACAATGATAAATCGCTTATTCATATCAAAAGTATCCACATCCCAGATAAAAAGGGATAGCAAAAGAGTTGGTAAAGAATTGGAAGAAGGCTTTAAAGCAAAAATTGTAAATTTAGAACATGGCAGATCCTACTATTTTTGTAGCAGTACTTGCAGGTTTGGGTTCATTTGTTGCGCCTTGTATCTTACCCATGATCCCAGCTTTTCTAGCTTATATCTCAGGTACAACTGTAACTGAATTAGGTTCCAAAAACGGAACTGTTCTCTCAATTAATAGAGCAAATATTATTCTAAACACAATATTTTTTGTATTAGGCTTTTCAGTAGTGTTTTCCATACTAGGAGTTTTAATCAACAGTGTTCTTTCTAGTGCGGCAAGCAATTTTACAGAAAGTCTGAACATGATAGGAGGCGTCATCATCGTTTCATTTGGAATATTTTTGTTATTATCTACAAAAATTCGGGCATTAAATGTAGAAAAGAAGTTTTTTCCTAAAAATTCAAAATCAAGTTATCCAATGTCATTTGTGTTTGGGTTAGCATTTGCTGCGGGATGGACACCATGTGTTGGTCCAATACTTGGAACGATTCTTACTTTAGCTGCAACTACACCATCAATTTCATTTAGTTTGTTGTTAGCATATTCATTAGGATTAGGAATTCCATTTATTTTGATAGGAATCTTTTTTTCTAGAGCCACAAGGATAATTCGTTCAATGTCAAAACATCTAAAATACTATAATGTAATTTTAGGTGCATTCATTATTATTTTAGGGATTTTGGTATTTACAAATCAACTTGCATATATTGCAAATTTTCCACTTCTTAACGAGTTGGTACTCCTAGGGTGATTTAATGAATTCAGAAATTAAAACAGGGATAATTTTCGGAATCATCATAGCTGCAGGATTAGGAGTTGTAGGAGTAATTTTCTCATCATTGGATCAAGATGTGCAATCATCTACCACATTCACAGATATGAATTCACTTTCAGAAATTGACAAATCAGGATTTAAAAAAGCACCAAAATTAGTAGGGATTGCCAATCATCTTAACACCACACCAGAAGAATTATCTAAAGAGATAGAAGACAAGGTTGTTCTGTATGATATTTGGACTTATAGTTGCATCAATTGCATCAGAACATTACCATACATTACTGCATGGGATGACAAATATTCTGATCAAGGATTACTAATTGTAGGAATTCATTCACCTGAATTTGAATTTGAGAAAGATCCCAAAAATGTTCAAATTGCCATTGACAAATATGGAATAGAATATCCTGTTGTATTAGATAATGATATGGAAACTTGGAAAGCTTTTGAAAATAGATATTGGCCAAGAAAATACATTGCAGATCATGAAGGATACATCAGATATGATCATATTGGAGAGGGCAGCTATCAAGAAACTGAAAAAGTTATTCAGAAATTATTAGAAGAACGATCCACATCATTAGGAATTCAGATGACATCAACAACATCTCTTGTAGATATTGAAGAGTTTGAACATACAATATTTAGAACTCCTGAACTGTATTTTGGTTACAAGTTTGCACAAAATAGAAATCAATTAGGTAGTGAAGAAGGATTTCATCCAGGGAAAACTATATCATATTCTGAACCAGAAAACATAGACTTGCATAAATTCTACCCAATAGGAGATTGGAAGAATTATGATGACAGTATGAAATTAATCTCCGAAACAGGGACTATCAAGTTACTTTACAATGCCAAAGAAGTAAACATTGTAACTGAGAATTCAGCAGAATTGGAAATATTTTTGGATGGAGAACCAGTATCATCAGAATATGCAGGCAAAGATATTGCCGATAACAATATTGTACATGTAACAGAGCCAGGATTGTACAATATTATCAATAGTGACATGAGTTCTAGTCACCTTATGGAGATCAAAGTGGAAGGAAGTGGATTTCAGATATTCACATTTACTTTTGGATAGTGTAACTGCTCACTTGTGTAACTCCAGTGACACCACATACAGTGACAACTCTATTTAAAACAAAAAAAACAACTATAATTTGGATAAAGGTATGATTAGTAACTCTTGGAACAAAACAGAAGGAGAAAGTATCTCTCAAAGAGTTATGGGAAAAGTAAAGCCAGATGAGCCGCTAAAAAACAAGATTGACTTTGCACAAAAAAAATTACAATTCCAGATTTCAAAATTAGAAGGAATTAATGAAAAATTACGGATAAAACATGATAAGATTTTTGAAAAAATAGTAAATGCACAAAGAAACAACAAACCTGCATACGCTCAGGCATACGCAGGGGAATTAACTCAAGTTAGAAAAATGAAGAACATGGTAGGCGGAGCAAAGCTATCCATGGAACAAGTCAAACTCAGATTAGATACAGTTTCAGAATTAGGAGATGTAGTAGTAACACTCAGTCCATGTATGGCAATAATCAAAGGTCTAAGTCCATCGCTAAATGGAATTATGCCAGAAGCAAATGCATCAATGCAAGATTTGTCACAAATACTAGGAGATGTAATGTCTGGTTCATCAGTAGGAATTGGAGATAGTATGAGTATGGTGCCAGATACAAACGCAGACACATTAGCTATTCTTGAGGAAGCACACAGTGTAATTGCAGGACAAACAAAGTCCACAATTCCAGATATACCAGATTCACTCAAACAGCAAATTGTTGAGAAAAAAACAGATATCTTCATCTAGAATTACAAAAAATAACTAATTACAATTCTTAATCTCTAGAATATGAACATGTAAAATATAACAATAAAGAAACATTTTAAACTAAATTAGAAATCATTCATGTAATGAACAAAATTGCATTAGTGATTTTATCCATAATTATTTTAGGAAGTTCACCATTAGCTTTTGCAGATTCTGATAAAGATTCAAAATTAGAATTTGCAGGAACACTTGAAGAAACACTAGGACATTTTTGGGCATTAGAGATGAATCTTGATGAAAATAATTCTGAATTAGCATTAGTTCATGCAACACATCCAATTGCAGAATTATTTGAAACTATGAGTGTCCATTTAGAAGACAATCCTGAATTCAAAGCAAAACTTGAACAAACTTTGTTGGAATTAAAAGATAAAGCAAGTACAAAGGTAAGTAGAAGCATTGCACAATCTGCAATCGAAGATGCAAAAGACATCATCCAAGAGGCAAGAGACATTGTAGTTGGAGATGAACTTAGTAACGATCCATCATTTAAAGCACAATTAATCAATGGTTTACTTGAAACATCCAAAGTCGAATACAAAGAAGCTATCGATGATGGCGACATTGTAGAAATGGCAGAATTTCAAGATGGTTCAGCATTCATTTGGAGATCACAACAAATCTTCGAAGAAGTACGAAATGATATTGAAAATTCTGGAGATGTCGATGATACATATGGAGAAATTTGGTTTGCATATGATCAAAGAGCAGATCCATCAGAAGTCATACAATTAGTAGATGCAATCATAGAAGAATTTGAAATTCTAAGTGGAATGGAATCTACAGACTCTAAACATATGGAAGAGGTTTTTGGAAGTGATTCATCAATAATTGTAGAATTAGATGAAACTTTATCCATGGATACTAATGATCCAAATAAGATAGATGGAACAACTTTAGCCCCATTAAAACAAATTAGTGAAGGTGTTCAACCTGAAAGCGTTCAATGTAAAGAATCACTGGAGTTAATTTTCAAATATTCTGGAGAACCAGCTTGTGTTAAAGCATCTAGTGTTAAAAAATTAGTTAATTGGGGATGGACCCAATAACATATTTTATTTTTAGAAGTTTTTAGCAATAGTAAATAAGAATAATAAATTCATGATGTTATGCCTGCCAATGGTCCTGTAAGCTTGACAAGACAAACAATCTATTGTTTCATTCCAATTTTGAATTGGTATGCTGCTTACAACATAAGAAAATTTAGAAAATATCTTTTGATAGTAATAATAGTAGAATTATCATTAGGTGCAATGTATGCTAGTTTAATTCCAGAATATGATATAACTGGAATCAACAAAGATGGTATTTCTGAAGACATTAATGATTTAGAAATTAATTGGACAGAAATGATATTTAGAACAGATCATCCATCAGGATTACCAATATTCTTACTAATTCTAATAGTAGAATACAGCATAACAGTATTTCTTATTCGTAAATGGTCGAATCAATGGAATAATCAATTCAAATAGAAATTATTTAGATTTCTTTTTGCTTTTTTGAATTAAAATTTTCTTTATTCTAGAGATTGTAGGATAACTATACCCACGTCTACGATAATTAGCAATCATCATCTTCCAATTTTTTAATCTCCACTGGGCCTGCTCAGTAGTAACAGAGTGAACTTCTTTCTGAATAATACTTTTTCTTCCCACTTTAAGAGTACCAGCATCTTTAGCAGACCATCTATTTTTTGCAAATTTTAAACCAGAAAGGATTTCTTTTACAGGCATATCTTTGAAATATTCTTTTAATTTCTTTAATTCGACATCAGTGGGAATTTTAGAAATTGGTAATTCTATTGTAGGTTTTACCACAATAAGAAATCCAATTCATGCTTTAAGAGAATCATGCTAAAGTAGAATTAACTAAAACAGGAAATTGTGTTAAGAAATCCAATAGATCTAACAATTAAGCGGAATGTTTGAATTTTTGCAGATTGTCATATACATGCCTACTCCAATTACAATTGCTGCAAATGTTGCCAATGGAACTAGAAGAAAGATATTTGTTTTAAGACCCATAGGGATGATCAAAGTTTCATCTATAAAATTGTGACAATATCATTCAACTGCAATAGTAAATGTACCTAGAGTTTTTGGATCTTGTAATTGCTTCACCATACTCCTAGGTAGTAAATCAGATGCCTTGTCACATTTTATTGCAAGTGTACGTGGACAGATAAAATCACTTTTCCTAATTACGATATCATCAGAATGAGATAAAATAAGTTCAGGATGCCCTTTACCTTCAATTACAAAGTTTTCATCTCCAACTTTAATTGAAAAAGTTACTTTAGAATCAGGATTTTTGAGTTTAGTTTTCAATTCTTCAGGTAAATCTGCACAACCAGATTTTGCATTTACACCAATAATACAATCTCCTCGAAGAGTCAGATGTGAATCTTTTGTAATTTCAATAGTTTTTTGATGGTTTGAACGAATATTTTCATGACCTGAAAATCCTATTTCAAATTTCATATGTCCCTCATGAATTCAGTTTCAAATTAAGGTTTGATTAGTAAAAATCAAAACAAAACCAGGCTCCGATCAATGCAGTATTTACTCTCAATTATGGGCATGGTTTAAATTGTATAATCAAAGCATTGCAATCAAATGCTTCCTGCACAACAAGGTTACGATAGAGCAATTACAGTATTCTCACCAGACGGTAGACTATACCAAGTGGAATATGCTATTGAAACTGTAAGAAGAGGAACAATTGCTGTCGGAGTAAAATGCAAAGACGGTATTGTTATTGCAGTGGAAGAAAAACCAAGAAAATTACAAATTTCAGAAACTGCTCAAAAGATTTTCCAAATTGATGATCATGTAGGAGTTGCAGCAGCAGGATATATTCCAGATGCTAGAAGTCAGGTAGACAATGCAAGATTCTTTTCACAAAGTAACAAGATGATTTATGATGAGCCAGTGGAAGTCGAGACAATTGCTAAACACTTAGCTGATCAATGTCAACAATATACTCAATATGCAGGTGTAAGACCATATGGTGTTGCACTAATTCTAGGTGGAGTTGTAAACAACACACCACAATTGTATCTAACAGACCCTAGTGGAACATACATCTCTTATGATGCAATAGCAATTGGTTCTGGTTCTGATCAAGTAACTGACTTTTTAGAGAAAACATACAAAGAAGATCTTTCACTTGATGATGCTGCAATATTAGCTTCTGCAGGAATTTATCTTTCAAGTGAAGATAAAGAAGGAACAAACCATATCAGAATGGCATGCATCAAAAAAGAAACAGGGTTGTATGAATTAGTATCAGATGAACAGATTACAAAATATGCAACTGAAGCTAAAACAAAATACCCACACGAGCAAAAATAATTATTTTAAGGGCCTGAGAGATTAAATTACATTGAAATTA comes from Nitrosopumilus oxyclinae and encodes:
- the bioA gene encoding adenosylmethionine--8-amino-7-oxononanoate transaminase, with product MKSSVWHPNTQMKEWDKFTKITSAKGVWLTDSKGNKMIDGVASMWCNVWGHSNPQLIKAINQQSKKLQHSSQFNLTTEPAEKLADSLVKISPKMHKVFYSDNGSSAMEIAIKIALQYWKNRGNKKKTEIATLENGYHGDTFGAMSVGYVPEFFGKFKKQLFSTIQFPVPNKYRVPKGFTLTDYENYCLDKIEKRFSKKDNIAAFVLESGAQVAGGVIIYPKGFQKKISHICKKHDILFVLDEIATGFGRLGSMTQYEEQKSIPDIIAYGKMLTGGYLTMAATLTNKKIYDSFLGEFNDWRHLFHGHTYTGNPIAAAVAYENIIMYKKKNLIKKIQKTSKVFEKLHNEISEIDIVGDIRHKGMLMGIELVKDKSKKIPISPKKSINKIFFEEGKKNGIYLRTLGNIVMLVPPLAISESELDLLLKRTISTIKSAKSKMV
- a CDS encoding cytochrome c biogenesis CcdA family protein; translated protein: MADPTIFVAVLAGLGSFVAPCILPMIPAFLAYISGTTVTELGSKNGTVLSINRANIILNTIFFVLGFSVVFSILGVLINSVLSSAASNFTESLNMIGGVIIVSFGIFLLLSTKIRALNVEKKFFPKNSKSSYPMSFVFGLAFAAGWTPCVGPILGTILTLAATTPSISFSLLLAYSLGLGIPFILIGIFFSRATRIIRSMSKHLKYYNVILGAFIIILGILVFTNQLAYIANFPLLNELVLLG
- a CDS encoding redoxin family protein gives rise to the protein MNSEIKTGIIFGIIIAAGLGVVGVIFSSLDQDVQSSTTFTDMNSLSEIDKSGFKKAPKLVGIANHLNTTPEELSKEIEDKVVLYDIWTYSCINCIRTLPYITAWDDKYSDQGLLIVGIHSPEFEFEKDPKNVQIAIDKYGIEYPVVLDNDMETWKAFENRYWPRKYIADHEGYIRYDHIGEGSYQETEKVIQKLLEERSTSLGIQMTSTTSLVDIEEFEHTIFRTPELYFGYKFAQNRNQLGSEEGFHPGKTISYSEPENIDLHKFYPIGDWKNYDDSMKLISETGTIKLLYNAKEVNIVTENSAELEIFLDGEPVSSEYAGKDIADNNIVHVTEPGLYNIINSDMSSSHLMEIKVEGSGFQIFTFTFG
- a CDS encoding DUF371 domain-containing protein is translated as MKFEIGFSGHENIRSNHQKTIEITKDSHLTLRGDCIIGVNAKSGCADLPEELKTKLKNPDSKVTFSIKVGDENFVIEGKGHPELILSHSDDIVIRKSDFICPRTLAIKCDKASDLLPRSMVKQLQDPKTLGTFTIAVE
- a CDS encoding Snf7 family protein, translating into MISNSWNKTEGESISQRVMGKVKPDEPLKNKIDFAQKKLQFQISKLEGINEKLRIKHDKIFEKIVNAQRNNKPAYAQAYAGELTQVRKMKNMVGGAKLSMEQVKLRLDTVSELGDVVVTLSPCMAIIKGLSPSLNGIMPEANASMQDLSQILGDVMSGSSVGIGDSMSMVPDTNADTLAILEEAHSVIAGQTKSTIPDIPDSLKQQIVEKKTDIFI
- the bioB gene encoding biotin synthase BioB, with product MSILEFIKECQEKVFSGNHITVDDAKKLLDVPEENLKDLARCANEITRDFNGDKVDVEQLNNIKKNACSEDCTFCGQSAFFDTGIESYQLPTPEEVVIKAKKAMAEGAESYCLVAAWREPSTNDFQKVCKIITEINDKVGISVECSLGFLTPEQAKKLKELKVKRYNHNLETAKSKFSEICTTHTYEDRLKTLGIAREAGLELCTGGIIGLGETREQRLELTLELARLYPEEVTINILVPVPGTPLELQADLPNSEIVRMFSVIRFLLPESVIKISGGRETNLDDSGEELLQSGANGIITAGYLTMGGNEAEKDRKMIEKIGLQA
- the psmA gene encoding archaeal proteasome endopeptidase complex subunit alpha codes for the protein MLPAQQGYDRAITVFSPDGRLYQVEYAIETVRRGTIAVGVKCKDGIVIAVEEKPRKLQISETAQKIFQIDDHVGVAAAGYIPDARSQVDNARFFSQSNKMIYDEPVEVETIAKHLADQCQQYTQYAGVRPYGVALILGGVVNNTPQLYLTDPSGTYISYDAIAIGSGSDQVTDFLEKTYKEDLSLDDAAILASAGIYLSSEDKEGTNHIRMACIKKETGLYELVSDEQITKYATEAKTKYPHEQK
- a CDS encoding aminotransferase class I/II-fold pyridoxal phosphate-dependent enzyme is translated as MKKLAFKHKLNFVDSELKNLKQKNLYRKMKYGIANGSKITINNKQFLNLCSNDYLGIPTSKIQIKQLQSSSRLVSGNDESYRKLEEALAKHKSHQNCLIYPTGYMANLGAISAIAKKGDLILSDELNHASIIESCKLTDAKISIYKHNDMQDLNKKIKQKGKNKFVITEGIFSMDGDLSSLKQITEISNKSNAITIVDDAHGDFVIGKDGKGTPDHFKVAKEIDLYISSLSKGLGSFGGYVSSHNNVIDLCVNKSKSFIYTSALPSFLVEYSFKRFQSNREKQKRKLVKNTEQLTKGLKQVGFEINSTSQIIPIIIGDEKKAMQFGNFLFDSGIFAQPIRYPTVPKNQARLRISVTAWLSGTEIENSLKIFEKAYKKFYN